GCGTCCAAGAGCAACTGCACGTCTCACGTTCCCTGACTGCTGAGGTAGCTGTTCACCCGAGATTCGAGAATTTTCATATAGCCTAGGAAGTGATTCATCCACATAAACAATGCTTAAATCATCCATCCCATGTCCGACATCTCTAGGTTTTTCCTCCACCATCTGGAATATGACCTGATATATAGAATAAAGcataacaaaattttactATTCAAGAGGAGTAGTTATGAAAATTGAAACACAGCGATTAAGTTTTCACAAAGTGATATAAAAGCAGAAACTTAAGCTTATTTCATCAGATATATAACATTATCATTTTCGGTAAAGCAGTTGAAGTCTAAAAAGGTATAGCGAGTTTGAAAGTATTGAtgaaaaacacacaaaatccAGGTCTCTACAAAGTAGGCACTGAGGAACTAATTAAGTAAACCAGTGACCACAGTTATCCAGAACCATATGGATATAGGTCCTTTATCTCAAGATCAAACTCGGAACATGTACATTGCAATAGCATAAGTCAACGAACATAGTGTCATTATGGTATATGAAGTCTTACCTCATAAATATCATCCTTCAGACGAGTACAAGACAAATTGACAGCTCCTAAAGCCACAACATGCGGTTGGTGGTCCAtcataaactttaaaacacgATCCTGGTCACTCTTTTTACGTTGCTGGTCGTTAACATTTTGAGATCGCGATGTAAGGGATCCAGCATAAAGCACGTCAAGCACCTCACCTGATGAGTCCAGCATCACAAATGTATTTGGTGGCTTCCCAGGTCCCCAACAACATGCCATGACCCTCGGTGCAGCTTCCTCATCTAAATTAATgtccatttctttcttttggtatgGCCCTGCAGACACCTTGTTCCACAAAGCCTGTCCATACTCTGAAAGCAACCGACTCTTCGCTCTGCTAGTTAGCAAGGATCTTGCTTCTTTCTCCATTGATGGCAAAAGAAAAGCATGAAGTGCATCCTCCAATATCAACTTTCTTTGCTCATTCCAGAGTTGAGCATACTTACTAACACCAACACTTAGATAGTGTTCATTGCAGTCGCTAATTAGCCTATTCATGTAATTCTCAGGCAGCTTGAAGGTTACTTGAAGAagtttctcctcttctcccTTCTGAATGAGAAGCCATTGTGCACCCTCAAACTTGCTCAATGGCTTTTCACGCAACCACTTAATCCCAGAAAACTGATGGAACGAATCAATTACTGTATTTCCATCTGCTGTTGGACTTGTTGAGACCACTGCATTCTCCATATAAATGCCACGGACATACTTTTTGACTGATGGCTCGCAACTTATCTCAACTGCAGCCTAACAAGGAAAAATGGGATATCTCCGCATTAGTGATTAGGGAAGTCCTTCTGATATTAAACCCAGCTAAGCAATTcaaaaaatagtattattgCAGAGTATATACCATATGCCGTGCACCTTTCAGAACTGCCAGAGAATTTTCAAACATTGCGCACACAAAGTTTTTAGCCATCTCCTCTGGTGTTTCCTTTGCATCCTCAAGCTCATCAACCTGCAACTCATTTAGCGTCAGAACTGCCATTCCAGTACAACATgcaaatcaaacaatataaaagCATACCGACCAGTTTTTCTAGGGACAATGCAAGTCCCAGTTGCTCAGCACTATACCCAAATTTGTTTGCAACCTCCCAGAGCCCTGCTTTACTGCAGATGCTATATTGTGATTTCCTTTTCGGCCTCTTATACTGCCCTTCATCAACACCAATTTCACCGGGAGGAAAATGCAAGTTGAACTTGGAATCTACATCATCAActtctctttctgtttctgCAACTTTAAGAGACTTAATGACTGATTCAAAAAGATACTGATTTAGATTAAGTCTTGTTTCATCATAGACCCTCCTAGACTCTTCTTCGTAACGTTTTGTATAGTAACCATGCAACGCCATTTTCCTTTTTCGAAGAAGGAGCCACTTCTTATCCAAGTCATGAATCATCCAGAAGACCTGCATTGGAAAATAGTATAGAATCCACCAAATTTCCTCTGACAATAAATGTTAACCTGAGCACTTGTTGTTTATCCAAGATAATTGCTTACCTTATGCCACTTGGTCTCAGGTTTCTTGCCTTGATTGGCGCCATCAAAATCACCAGTGTCCAACAAGCTCCGGCATTGCTCCTTTCGGTACATAGCTATAAACGGTATCTAGAAGAGACAGAAAACATTAGCAAGCTAATCaatgaatcaaagaaaatcCAACGAGAGAATGAATCCAAAACCTCTAATTTCTGCACATGATGTAGCTCCAAAAATTTTGCGATGTCATCCTTATTAACCGAGAAACCCCGCCCATCAAAAGTTCCATCAGATTCTCTAAGTTGGGAAGCAAGTTGAGCATATATCCaattgctttcttcttcaatgctAATTTCATCTACAGGAGGGCTTCCGGTGCTTTCTTCAGATATCTGTCAAAGTTTACAAGATATCTTTACATCTATCCTTgaacaccaaagaaaacatAGACCACAAGTATACATAgagaaaactaaagaagatAATGCACCTGCATTCTCTCAGGAATATCAAGCTGGCGGATTTCATCATCATTCCCTGTCATATATTTCTCAGAAAGAACAGTTGGTTCAAACTCATCTTCGAGCCTTCTTTCCATCCTTTGATTAGATGCCAAACCCTTTTTGCGAATTGTTAATAATTCGTCAACATCACCAAATATTTCATTAGCATCTCGCATAGCAGTAATATCTGATCCCTGcctatatttctttttcttcgagTTGCCCCTGAAAAGTAAGTTGATTAGAATCAGAAAATGTACATGACATAAGTGATATGTTAGGGCacaaaaaagacagaaaaaaaatacctcTTAGGAGGACCAtgctcatcatcttcatctacAATAAAATCTGCCATTTCATCCTCGCTCCCAACTACATCTTCTTCCACAACTAAGTCTTCCTCATCACCTACATCATCAGGTGGATCTAGTAGACACAAAATGTACATAGTCAACTATGTGCCAACAGTCAACATAATAGTATCAGAAGGCACAGAGAACCTaccatcaacatcaacatcatcaaacaGCCTGTCTTTGATCTTATCCTCAGCACTTCTCCTAGTTCCACCTCTACTATCAAACTCATCATCGGATGATTCTCCCTGGCCATTTCCCTGTTCCCTTTGAGCTTTCTTCAACCGCTTATACTGCCTCTGTCATGGTTCAAGAAAAAAGTCAAATGTATTAGTACTGcacatatatttttagtgtatCTACAAAATCCTGATGTATTGttatatacacaaatatgACTAACCTTTTTGAATTTGACGTTGTTATCTTGTAGAAGCAAataatcatcttcatcaagacCTTCGTCCCTATTAAAATTATCATAAATGGAAGGTTAGTCAGAAAGAGAACAGACCTGCTATAGTTCGTCTAATGGTAACTTACATACTCATCACAAACAATGTATGAAAATCACAAATAAAGACTGCTGAGAATTAAGGGAACATTTCTTCAAAAGTATCATGCATGTCAACACTAACATTTAGTTTTTCATATGTTAGAAAAGGATAAAATCTAAGAGAATGAGTAAGGATATAAAatattcactttttctttcgtttcttcttctttttctgccTCTCCTCATCGCTATCTTTcctttcttcgtcttcttcctcttcttcctcttcgtcttcatcattCACTATGAACCCATCATTCTCATACTCATTCCCAACTACAAAACAGATATACGGATCCCACATCATGGAACAAAAATAGCCTGAATCTAAGTTAAAAAGcctagaaagaaaaagaaaaaaaaatactcaaacCCAAGGTGAGAGAAATGTGTGCAGCTCAAAACTTGCAGAAACCATGAAGTCTAAAAAGGAACAAATCAAGCAACCGTATGAAACAGAGAATATAGAAACAAGAAGTGGTAGAAGGAGAGACTTTGCAGCAGATAAGTAAACATCTAAGAAACAAGATgcattcactttttttttttttttggttgccAAATCCAGACACTGCATCTTCTAATGGAGCAAATGCAGCAGAATTTCTCCAAATGAATCGATTTTAAGACAAAGAACTGCATGCGCTTCAGTACTAAACCAAACCATACCACTAATTTCCTTCGATGCAATCAGACTCTACAGCTTCCAGATTTAGGGTGGTAAGCAAAAAGAAACGAAAGACGACACATTTCTCACTGGGAGAAGTCAAAATCAAGGAAAAAACTTATaccgtcatcatcatcttcttcatcatcgttttcATCATGCTCAGCTGGATCTCCATGAACTGGCTCTCCGTCGTCATCCTCAAGCTCATGATCCTCTAcgcaaaagagaaaaggattcaattttttcatacaaatcagaagaaataaacaaaaccctagtATTATTACGGCGTTTCacacagaaaaaaattagggtttgcgACGAAGCGATTAAGGTACCTTCATCGTCAGAGATTGCGTTCCTCGCCATGTTTATCTCAACAAATTAGAAGTACGATAACGCAGAAATTAGCCCTGcaaactgcaaaaaaaaacgaagagaTTGTGATTATGATTTCTGATTTTGCGAAGAGAAAGGGGGAAGAAGGTTCTCGCGATTACTAGGGTTCTTCGAAAAGAGAACCCAGAAGGAGCTAGAGAAGAGAAATGGGTTTGGTAAAGGAAGAAGCTTTACCAGTGTGAATTTTTCATAAGCGAAAGGCGACGAAGAACTGataaacgaagaagaagacggagacGATGAAATTACAAGTTTATACTGACAGATTTGCCTCAATTTTTTCTCTGCgttttagaaatattttttttttaataatgtttttaaaaattattatactttttgaagaaatgtaaagaaaaaaaagtcgagactaaaaacaaaacaaagtttattcAACTTATCTTATAATTAGAGTGGAGAATATTTAATTCGATAATTcgaaatataagaaaatagacatacattaataattaataaaaaaacgttACATCGgctaaaatgtttaaacaattatttaaatttatatgataaataaaattaaaataaatctaaatcggattcaaatttaaaagtttgtctatagattaatttaatttttagttaaacaatttaattttatcaaaaatataaaattttaaactgtgaaaaagttttaaatcttataattgatatatttaaaattaaataacaagttgataataatataaacatttggacatatataaaaataaatataacacTAGACAAATTATATTGTAGGACAAATTTTACACATGAGGCcctaaaaactttttatattaGGTGGCCTAAAACAAATGTTTCGGCTTTTTTATGAACGGGCCGGGCTTGGATTCGGCCATATTTTGAGTTCATGCCTTTTAATATGGCAAGAAAAAGGTTAGAAACTAGACTAATTGTAGATTGTAAGTTTGTAACCGTAATGAGATACTGCAAATGGGTAAAAATCGTATTATTCCATAAACCACAAATGGAGAAGTCAAAGTTTGGCAAATATCACAACAAAAAGGTTGATATATCACATGCATATTATGTAGCTACACCGACATATCAAAGTTCTcctatcaaattttaaaaaacataaatcacCAACCCTACTCACACCCACCAATGCAGCCCATCATTCTTCCCAAATCTATAAACACAACACAATAATACAACAGTGACAATTTTAGCTTTTAAAGAATAACGTTTTCATGTGACTGGATAAAAACGACGTCTACGTAGCACGAAActgctttgtttgttcttgtaACGATCCGTaccatatctttttttattaaaaagtcACATTTATTATGGGATCAATAATTTACTCTCCATGGATTATTTCATACTATAATGTACACGTACATTATCATAAAGCcaagataaaattaaaaacgcCTTTTACTACGTGTTAGtctatataatatagattAAGTCTGAAACCCAAATCACAAACTTCACTCAAAACCTAATTAacttagagagaaagagagagagagaagggtTGCAAAATGGGTTCTTCGTACCAAGAATCTCCACCGTTGCTTCTTGAAGATCTTAAGGTTACGATCAAAGAATCAACACTCATTTTCCCATCTGAAGAAACCAGCGAGAGAAAATCCATGTTCTTATCCAACGTCGACCAAATTCTCAACTTTGACGTTCAAACAGTTCATTTCTTCCGACCTAACAAGGAGTTTCCACCGGAGATGGTCTCGGAGAAGCTGAGAAAGGCGTTGGTGAAACTCATGGACGCTTATGAGTTCTTGGCCGGGAGACTCCGCGTGGATCCTAGCTCTGGACGGCTTGATGTTGACTGTAACGGTGCTGGAGCTGGCTTTGTGACGGCGGCGAGTGACTACACGTTGGAGGAACTTGGAGATTTGGTTTATCCAAATCCAGCTTTTGCTCAATTGGTTACAAGTCAGCTTCAGAGTTTGCCCAAAGATGATCAACCCTTGTTTGTCTTTCAGGTAACCAATAAATAAACCTTtgctttctaattttttttgttccaaaatGATCCTAAATCTAGTTAACaaataacaagttttttttttgttctctttgcgttttgtcttttaatcaggaagaaagaaaaaaaaaatcaaaagttttgagtGTATAAACACAAAGAAGCTTCCTTAGAATCAAAAAAATTTCGAACATGTTCACAATAAATTTTGTGAACTTTTAGCTATTTTGCAACCTCGAGGGAGGGATCTCAAGGATCTAAGTACCATCATGATATTTATAGAAATCTAGTTTATATAGGTCATTAGTCGAGGACCATGTGGgtaaaatagaataaaaacttgtttcttCTATAGAGTCCAAGTATTAATCGGAGTTTTGTGTGAGATCCTCCgtattcaaaatataaatgtttaagaAAGTTGCACCATGTATGTCAAAAGTATAACTCTACAAATCTTATGTTTTATAGTAGAAAAGTAAGTCTATGAATAAGTTAATTAGTgaagaaaattattagaaataaataataatagtataatttagttttttttaaaaattatttactaatTTAGTTAACTGAAGAAATATTCTATGAAATACAGAATTCGGGTCAAGCCTCGGCATTATGGAGTTTTATTTCTATTTGATTATAACACACCACAAACGAAAACGTTAATATATTTGGGATATTGACTCAAGTAAAACATTCTTATGAAATCTTTAAGTAAATCACCCACCCTACTCAGACTATAATTCATCATGTATTTCAAGTATAACGAAACATGTAATCACAAAGTAACatgtgacatatatatatatatatatatatatatatatattttcatatatttgacatatatatactcgGACACGTTCCAGTTTCGCCTGCAGATATAATATGCCAAATAAGTGTGAAAATCTTCCAATGCACAATATAATACTGACACACATATTTGCTTgtcaattttatttcttaattatataaatactaaacatACGTTTTCAATCTACATATAGCATTGTCAAATTATCAAACTATCGAAGCAAGTGAAAAATGTTCATTACCAAATGtcgttagctcaattggtaaatACTCTAGGCAAATTTTAGAGGTCGCCGGTTCGAGTGACGCTTGagacgaaactaatattacatgctgCGGTTTTTGGTTTGGGGGATTACGGACTTCGGTCCAGTACCTTCtagcattaaaaaaaaaagaaaaaaaaaatgttcattatttcaaaacaaaaaattaatctagtttattttttttattgacatCAAAATTTGACTACAGTTAGTTGttataaattaaacattattatatatgattgtaACATAAATCTACTTGTTACGCGTAAAATTAAAACGCTGGTTTTCTTTGTTGCTCATTTATTGAATCCTACCAAACATATAGCAATCTAAATTAATGTGACATAACTGTCTGTTATATACTGCCAAATCATGTAAtcattttgtaaagaaaattatataaaccaTATACATATTACTTGATAGTTAATGAACGTATAAAGTAGGATTTCATAATGCAACGTCTAATAGCTAGAACATAAGTGATTCAAAATAAGTTTTCTCAAGTTTGGCGCATGTAGTTGAGTTTCATGGAGATGTAtgtactttaaatttttaaattttggcaGATAACATCATTCAAGTGCGGTGGATTTGCAATGGGAATCTCAACAAACCATACCACGTTCGATGGACTTAGTTTCAAAACATTCCTCGAAAACTTAGCTTCTCTACTTCACGAGAAGCCCTTATCAACACCTCCATGCAACGACCGTACTCTTCTCAAAGCTCGTGATCCACCAAGTGTTGCATTCCCACACCACGAGCTTGTCAAGTTCCAAGACTGTGAGACAACAACAGTCTTCGAAGCTACTTCAGAGCACTTAGACTTCAAGATCTTCAAGCTATCCTCTGAACAAATCAAGAAGCTCAAGGAGAGAGCCTCAGAGACTAGTAACGGTAATGTTCGCGTGACGGGTTTCAACGTTGTAACCGCTTTGGTCTGGAGGTGCAAGGCACTCTCTGTAGCAgcagaggaaggagaagaaaccaaTCTTGAAAGAGAATCAACGATTCTTTATGCTGTGGACATTAGAGGGAGGCTGAATCCTGAGCTTCCACCGTCTTACACTGGAAACGCGGTTTTAACGGCATACGCAAAGGAGAAATGCAAGGCATTGCTTGAAGAGCCGTTTGGGAGGATTGTAGAAATGGTAGGAGAAGGGTCAAAGAGGATAACGGATGAGTATGCGCGGTCTGCTATAGATTGGGGAGAGTTATACAAAGGGTTTCCCCATGGGgaagttttggtttcttcttggtGGAAACTCGGATTCGCAGAGGTTGAGTATCCTTGGGGAAAGCCTAAGTATAGCTGTCCCGTTGTCTATCATCGAAAAGACATTGTTTTGCTGTTTCCGGACATCGATGGAGATAGTAAAGGTGTTTATGTCTTGGCTGCTTTGCCTTCTAAGGAGATGTCCAAGTTTCAGCACTGGTTTGAAGACACTCTGTGCTGATTTCGTGATGGCTTCACTTTGCATTGCTATTGCTTTATTTTACTTCTTTGACGATTATAAACACATTATggtattttatatttgtatacGGTTGAAAAGTGAACGTTATAAAACATCTATTTTCTGCTACTTTCTCTAAGTATAAACAAGCACAAAAGATTTAAAGGTGATTTGATATGGAAGTACGTAAAGGAAATTTATAGAGACTTTTGAGTACtgaataaaaacatttcttcttAACCATTTATCATTCCCTCACCTAAAACGCTTTTACCGATCTTATATAAACATCATACATTTGTATCCACAAGAAACCGAAAAAAGgatgtaaccaaaaaaaaaagatggaaatTATGAGTCTTAATTAAACTCGCGCGTTTTCCAATCTCTCTGCCTCTATGgactccaaattttgttaaagataATAAGTAGCAATATATATTAAGAGAAATGTTATTTGTTTGGAGATCTTAACATGTAATCTAGCTTATTAGTAAATaatctcattctcattaaTTTGGTAAAAGTTACAATTGGGGGTTTATATACAATTGACCAGGCCTAAACCAGAGCCTCTTAACCAGCTAAACCAACCTATACAGACTCCAGTTAAAACTATACAAAACCAGAATATTTACAATGAACtctatatacataatatagCTTTGTAGACAGATTGATTTCGAAGTCGTGAGAAAACTtgcgaagaagaaaagatggagGAGGCTGAGACcgcgaggaagaagaagtgaaaacGATTTAAACGGTGTCGTATTATAAAATAAGGGTTTATGATTACTCCCAAGTTTTAAAGCCTTTTTAACAGAACAAAACATCTCGCTATTTCATGTTGCTTCTTAATACTTAAACCATTTTATCATTTCCCTCATCTCAAACATTTTTACCGATATTGAGCATTATACATATCcacaagaagcaaacaaaaaggatTTAGCCAAGTTGAGGGATGgatgtaaccaaaaaaataaagatggaaaCTGTGAGTAGACTTAAGCATTTTCGTTTTCCAATCTCTCTGCTGCGTCTTCAACTGCAGGTTGTGGTTTTGTGGATGGAGGTAAACAACGTTTTGAGAAGAATGTAGATATCGTTTTCGGTAATCTCTTACCGCCTTTATCTGGTGACGGTGATAATCCAAGCTTTGTCAATACTTCTTTCTTTACCTGCTCGTTAGAACAAAGGATCGCGGGAATGGTGATAAGCAACTATGTCTCAAggcaaaaaactcaaaatagaAGATCGAAGTATTAACTAACCTGCCAACGACTATCCTCGAAATCTGATATTTCACGCACTTTTTGTCTAAGCTTGGTCTTTGGAACATCAGGGAACTTCTGCTGTAATGTTTCAACTACCCTATTGATACCTTGAGAGCATGATTGAATAGTTGATACCTGGACGCCAAATTCTTGTTAGGGCTAAGTAGCAATACATAAACAATGTTATTTGTTTGGAGAGATCCACTTACAACTGTAAGCAAATCTGAGTCTGGTAtgatttttgcttttgaattAGATGGAGGAGTGCTCTGGCTACAAGAAAACTTGCTGGCTTCTTGATCTTCATCTTGAATGTCGTTGATCGATATCTCAATGAGAGAAGACCAAGGGAATTGTCGCACCATGAGAGCTCGCAGACATATTTGTTCTACTTTTTGTGTCCCTTCTAGATCTTTAGCAGCTAAGAGAGAGACCTTCTCATGAGTTAGGTTACATATGATCAGTGGCTGCGTTTTCTTCAGAGCATGGTCAGTTAAATTTTGcagatgtttttgttgttggagtAATGCGCAAAACTCTGGACTTTCTTGATCTTGCTTAGATGATGTCGTATTTGCATCCTGTTCAGACGGATCAATGTCCATTCTGTCCACTTGGACCCcctgaaacaaacaacacacTTTGTTAAGAAACTTTACATTCGTTATAGCGTAGCTGCCTTTAGTTAACTATCCCCTTCACAAAATTGGCACATGCTCAAAGAAAATGAGTGATCAATTATAAGAATGAATGAGGAATTCAAGTTGTAACTTGATCAATAGTTTGGATACTACAAAGAAATGCAAATTTGACTTCAGCAGATTCCTAGATTGCAACCTAGATTTATAAGAATCTATGACGAGTTCATTAAAAATTGCTTTTGTTACCTCATCTTCTGAGAGATATCCATCAGGCACCATAAAGTCATCTTCactatcatcttcatcatcagccTTTGAACATCCTTCTTCCAAACTTTCGTCTTCATCTTTCTCACAATCTGAAAGGCTTTCACCAGCTTCTTCCTGTAAAGAAGTATCTTTATTACCCAGTGATCTTTTGTCAAGTTTAAAAAGCATGTACTGAATTCAATAAACCTACCTCTTCCCATTCTTCATCACTATCAACTTCATAATCCAATTCTGGATCCTTTTGCAGAGGACGACGTGGCTTTACAACTTGACTGCAAATGTTAAACAACAGATCCCTCAGTACCATTGTAAGCAAACTTAGAGAGTGAACACTACTTAATTGAACAGCTAGATGCATATCAGAATAACAAATGGTATTGTCGTATCAGAATCACAGAGAACGTTCTGTACATTACAAGTTCACTACAATGATTGTTCAATCCAAATTGAAAT
This sequence is a window from Arabidopsis thaliana chromosome 1 sequence. Protein-coding genes within it:
- the GTB1 gene encoding global transcription factor group B1 (global transcription factor group B1 (GTB1); FUNCTIONS IN: transcription elongation regulator activity, hydrolase activity, acting on ester bonds, RNA binding; INVOLVED IN: chromatin assembly or disassembly, transcription initiation; LOCATED IN: cellular_component unknown; EXPRESSED IN: 25 plant structures; EXPRESSED DURING: 13 growth stages; CONTAINS InterPro DOMAIN/s: Resolvase, RNase H-like fold (InterPro:IPR006641), Nucleic acid-binding, OB-fold (InterPro:IPR012340), Nucleic acid-binding, OB-fold-like (InterPro:IPR016027), Ribosomal protein S1, RNA-binding domain (InterPro:IPR003029), Transcription elongation factor Spt6 (InterPro:IPR017072); BEST Arabidopsis thaliana protein match is: Transcription elongation factor Spt6 (TAIR:AT1G63210.1); Has 59515 Blast hits to 32300 proteins in 2671 species: Archae - 146; Bacteria - 13496; Metazoa - 17051; Fungi - 6893; Plants - 5011; Viruses - 737; Other Eukaryotes - 16181 (source: NCBI BLink).), with translation MARNAISDDEEDHELEDDDGEPVHGDPAEHDENDDEEDDDDVGNEYENDGFIVNDEDEEEEEEEDEERKDSDEERQKKKKKRKKKDEGLDEDDYLLLQDNNVKFKKRQYKRLKKAQREQGNGQGESSDDEFDSRGGTRRSAEDKIKDRLFDDVDVDDPPDDVGDEEDLVVEEDVVGSEDEMADFIVDEDDEHGPPKRGNSKKKKYRQGSDITAMRDANEIFGDVDELLTIRKKGLASNQRMERRLEDEFEPTVLSEKYMTGNDDEIRQLDIPERMQISEESTGSPPVDEISIEEESNWIYAQLASQLRESDGTFDGRGFSVNKDDIAKFLELHHVQKLEIPFIAMYRKEQCRSLLDTGDFDGANQGKKPETKWHKVFWMIHDLDKKWLLLRKRKMALHGYYTKRYEEESRRVYDETRLNLNQYLFESVIKSLKVAETEREVDDVDSKFNLHFPPGEIGVDEGQYKRPKRKSQYSICSKAGLWEVANKFGYSAEQLGLALSLEKLVDELEDAKETPEEMAKNFVCAMFENSLAVLKGARHMAAVEISCEPSVKKYVRGIYMENAVVSTSPTADGNTVIDSFHQFSGIKWLREKPLSKFEGAQWLLIQKGEEEKLLQVTFKLPENYMNRLISDCNEHYLSVGVSKYAQLWNEQRKLILEDALHAFLLPSMEKEARSLLTSRAKSRLLSEYGQALWNKVSAGPYQKKEMDINLDEEAAPRVMACCWGPGKPPNTFVMLDSSGEVLDVLYAGSLTSRSQNVNDQQRKKSDQDRVLKFMMDHQPHVVALGAVNLSCTRLKDDIYEVIFQMVEEKPRDVGHGMDDLSIVYVDESLPRLYENSRISGEQLPQQSGNVRRAVALGRYLQNPLAMVATLCGPGREILSWKLHPLENFLQLDEKYGMVEQVMVDITNQVGIDINLAASHDWFFSPLQFISGLGPRKAASLQRSLVRAGSIFVRKDLIMHGLGKKVFVNAAGFLRIRRSGLAASSSQFIDLLDDTRIHPESYSLAQELAKDIYDEDVRGDSNDDEDAIEMAIEHVRDRPASLRKVVLDEYLASKKRENKKETYSNIIRELSCGFQDWRIPFKEPSPDEEFYMISGETEDTIAEGRIVQASVRRLQNGRAICVLDSGLTGMLMKEDFSDDGRDIVDLADQLKEGDILTCKIKSIQKQRYQVFLICKESEMRNNRHQHNQNVDAYYHEDRNSLQLVKEKARKEKELVRKHFKSRMIVHPRFQNITADQATEYLSDKDFGESIVRPSSRGLNFLTLTLKIYDGVYAHKEIAEGGKENKDITSLQCIGKTLTIGEDTFEDLDEVMDRYVDPLVSHLKTMLNYRKFRKGTKSEVDDLLRIEKGENPSRIVYCFGISHEHPGTFILSYIRSTNPHHEYIGLYPKGFKFRKRMFEDIDRLVAYFQRHIDDPLQESAPSIRSIAAKVPMRSPADHGSSGGSGWGSSQSEGGWKGNSDRSGSGRGGEYRNGGGRDGHPSGAPRPYGGRGRGRGRGRRDDMNSDRQDGNGDWGNNDTGTADGGWGNSGGGGWGSDLVAIRVTVRAAGGVGLAVVVVEVGETILAVKRAVRMAVLEVVLAVAEAIGETSLVVKRAVQMAVGEASLVVKRAMERAVGGMNPAAGRAMAVVVDGEETQPRLQMLVG